The following coding sequences lie in one Arachis ipaensis cultivar K30076 chromosome B05, Araip1.1, whole genome shotgun sequence genomic window:
- the LOC107640417 gene encoding uncharacterized protein LOC107640417: MDFVTGLPRTRSGLNAVSMIVDYLTKFAHFLPIRVNYSLEELARLYIKEIVRLHAGETSVLGPDLIAETTEKIKQIRARILTAQIRQKSYAGQRRKPLEFEVGEHVFLRVTPTTKIERAIKTKKLNPRFIGPFEVLRRVGPVAYQVALPPHLSNLHDVFHVSQLWTHTSDTAHVLDPESVKLKENLTFQVTPVQIEDTSVKKLRGKEVLLVKVAWNRAGMEEHTWELELEMRKNYPELFSGIDGDDIGMYSLIFGDFWKWC, translated from the exons atggactttgtaaCTGGGTTGCCGAGGACTAGGTCGGGACTTAATGCGGTTTCGATGATCGTGGATTACTTAACCAAGTTCGCTCACTTTCTGCCTATCCGAGTGAACTATTCATTGGAGGAATTAGCGAGGCTATACATCAAAGAGATtgtaaggttgcatg CCGGTGAGACAAGTGTGTTGGGTCCGGATTTGATAGCTGAGACTACTGAGAAGATCAAACAGATTCGAGCTAGAATCCTAACTGCACAGATCCGACAGAAGAGTTATGCGGGTCAGAGAAGGAAACCAttggaatttgaagtgggtgaaCATGTATTTCTAAGGGTTACTCCAACAACTAAGATCGAAAGGGCGATCAAAACGAAGAAGTTGAATCCGAGGTTTATCGGACCTTTTGAAGTGTTGAGGCGAGTCGGGCCGGTGGCATATCAAGTAGCTTTGCCGCCGCATTTATCTAACTTGCATGACGTGTTCCATGTGTCACAACTTTGGACGCACACATCGGATACGGCTCATGTGTTAGATCCCGAGTCGGTCAAATTGAAGGAGAACCTGACTTTTCAAGTCACACCAGTGCAGATCGAagacactagtgtgaagaagtTACGTGGAAAGGAAGTTCTGTTGGTAAAGGTAGCTTGGAATAGAGCTGGAATGGAGGAGCACACATGGGAGTTGGAGTTAGAAATGCGAAAGAATTATCCGGAGTTATTTTCAG GTATTGATGGTGATGATATTGGTATGTATAGCTTGATATTTGGTGACTTTTGGAAGTGGTGTTAG